In Gimesia chilikensis, one DNA window encodes the following:
- a CDS encoding protein kinase domain-containing protein — protein sequence MTMTLEQFATQLDDSGVLSAEDLASFKELHCPEVESAEDLGKLLVKHNKVTRLQAQMVYQGQGDKLRFGNYVIQDKIGSGGMGDVYLARHRRMQREVALKLLPTAMAEDQNVIRRFQREVQAAAKLSHPNIVTAHDADEVDGTHYLVMEYVSGTDLSALVKQQGVLSVGQALDYILQAARGLEYAHQAGIIHRDIKPSNMLLDDNGTIKILDMGLARIDEVDEENPATALTQSGSVMGTVDYMSPEQAQSTHSADNRSDIYSLGCTLYYLLTGNSVYGGQTVVNRILAHRDQPIPSLASANVQVPANVDAIYQKMIAKLPEDRFQSMQAVIDAIEKCDLQNPASTMSTKPSDPELQKFLQSQKVESSPTIVMPAGEIEAGTQDLNPTSDFLNDTLNGTAFQPLQRPRKSNSKRGWGIAGLALAAFVFLAGIVFNVETPAGTVILEVDQPTAAGAVVSVDEEQKITINTGKNQDPIQVTADAKTHTLKVTKGGFETFTRQFTVKSGQTETIKVHLVPLTVAETAETAESDPIMPFPMSAREIVEWILSVGGSVAVNSEHNVLTSIKDMPAEPVEYYGVDLSDAKFPPHDLQRLSNLKPLYGLKISGDSFGEQDFQYLKFVEGVHDLNLEHFTIEGDGLKYLNGFQALKAIRVYDSTIRGDGLSHLGQFLNLITLDLVACTIDSAVMQQIGNRRQLNFLNLSNSQIDDAGLSHLSGLTKLKKFYAHMNPKITDEGLKHLQGMKQLEVLTVGGTGITDAGLKQIGEHEQLILLDSYNIAITDAGLAHLTKLKHLNSLDLRRTPITDAGLKHLSGLKQLKTLTLQETNVTPEGIAALQKELPECTIISDFSNAGKSRDVLEWVFRQGGRVGVNSDLHFVTSMEDLPDEPVVYYNVDLSKTNIPPQDLVRLEDLNKLVTLRLDYTPIRDQDLAYLKSLDDLGFLHLNHTGITGEGCQHLLALPELNAISVEYTKFSDAGLHELSKIKPLRLLYVTNTDITNEGMQTIGEMKNLTKLKITGNPQLNDTGIAHLANLSKLEYLFAYQNPGITDAGLQHLQGLDSLHEISLSTSGITDEGLKYLAGLKKLGKLEIANCKITDEGLKYLYQTKTLQNLDLRQTNVTPEGVAALKQALPNCKIESDFNAKPAPSK from the coding sequence TCACCCGGCTGCAGGCTCAGATGGTCTACCAGGGACAGGGGGATAAGCTCCGCTTCGGGAACTATGTGATCCAGGACAAGATCGGCTCAGGCGGCATGGGTGACGTCTACCTCGCCAGGCATCGTCGGATGCAACGCGAAGTCGCCCTCAAGCTCCTGCCAACAGCGATGGCGGAAGATCAGAATGTCATCCGCCGCTTTCAGCGCGAGGTCCAGGCGGCAGCAAAACTCTCGCATCCCAACATTGTCACGGCACATGATGCAGACGAGGTCGACGGCACTCACTACCTGGTGATGGAATATGTCTCCGGCACCGATTTGTCCGCACTGGTGAAACAGCAGGGCGTACTGTCAGTCGGGCAGGCACTGGACTACATCCTGCAGGCCGCCCGGGGACTCGAATACGCGCACCAGGCAGGCATCATTCATCGCGATATCAAACCCTCCAACATGCTGCTGGATGATAACGGGACGATTAAGATCCTGGATATGGGCCTCGCCCGCATCGATGAAGTGGATGAAGAGAACCCGGCCACCGCGCTGACTCAATCGGGCAGTGTCATGGGCACCGTCGATTACATGTCGCCCGAGCAGGCCCAGAGTACACATTCCGCCGACAATCGCTCCGATATCTACAGCCTGGGCTGTACGCTCTATTATTTACTGACCGGTAATTCGGTCTATGGCGGACAGACCGTCGTCAACCGAATCCTCGCACATCGCGATCAGCCCATTCCTTCCCTCGCTTCCGCAAACGTGCAGGTTCCCGCAAATGTCGATGCCATCTATCAGAAGATGATCGCCAAGTTGCCGGAAGATCGCTTTCAGTCGATGCAGGCCGTGATCGATGCGATCGAAAAATGCGATCTGCAGAATCCCGCTTCCACCATGTCCACGAAGCCTTCAGATCCCGAACTGCAAAAGTTCCTGCAGTCACAAAAAGTGGAATCCAGTCCGACGATTGTCATGCCGGCGGGAGAAATCGAAGCAGGCACACAGGACCTCAACCCGACTTCCGATTTTCTGAATGACACCCTGAACGGAACCGCCTTCCAGCCGCTACAGCGCCCCCGGAAGTCAAACAGCAAACGGGGCTGGGGCATCGCAGGCTTGGCACTGGCCGCATTCGTCTTTCTGGCAGGGATCGTGTTCAATGTCGAGACACCCGCAGGAACCGTCATTCTCGAAGTCGACCAGCCTACCGCAGCCGGTGCCGTGGTCTCTGTGGATGAAGAACAGAAAATCACCATCAACACGGGGAAAAACCAGGACCCGATTCAGGTCACAGCCGATGCGAAAACGCACACTCTTAAAGTGACCAAAGGGGGCTTCGAAACCTTCACCCGTCAATTCACCGTCAAGTCGGGTCAGACAGAAACGATCAAGGTCCACCTGGTGCCGCTGACTGTTGCAGAGACAGCAGAGACAGCAGAGTCAGACCCGATCATGCCGTTTCCGATGTCGGCTCGTGAAATTGTCGAATGGATTCTCAGTGTCGGTGGATCGGTGGCGGTCAACTCAGAACACAATGTCCTGACCAGTATTAAAGATATGCCTGCCGAACCGGTGGAATACTACGGCGTCGATCTTTCTGATGCTAAATTCCCACCTCACGATCTGCAACGGCTGTCGAATCTGAAACCGCTTTACGGTTTGAAGATCAGTGGTGACTCATTTGGGGAACAGGATTTTCAATATCTCAAATTTGTCGAAGGAGTGCATGACCTCAATCTGGAGCATTTTACTATCGAAGGGGATGGTCTGAAGTATCTCAACGGCTTCCAAGCTTTGAAGGCGATCAGAGTTTATGATTCAACGATCAGAGGGGATGGGTTAAGTCACCTTGGTCAATTCTTGAACCTGATCACCCTGGATCTGGTCGCTTGCACCATCGATAGCGCAGTGATGCAGCAGATTGGTAATCGAAGGCAACTCAATTTTCTGAACTTATCCAATTCGCAAATCGATGATGCCGGGTTATCCCACCTTTCAGGTCTGACGAAGCTGAAAAAATTCTATGCGCATATGAATCCCAAAATCACTGATGAGGGGCTCAAGCACTTGCAGGGGATGAAACAGCTGGAAGTGCTGACAGTTGGTGGGACAGGAATCACTGATGCCGGGTTGAAGCAGATCGGCGAGCATGAGCAACTTATTCTCTTAGATAGTTACAACATCGCGATCACTGATGCCGGCCTTGCGCATCTGACAAAGCTGAAGCATCTCAACAGTTTGGATCTACGACGCACGCCCATTACCGATGCTGGTCTGAAACATCTCTCCGGTCTGAAGCAGTTGAAAACGCTGACTCTTCAGGAGACCAATGTCACTCCGGAAGGCATCGCCGCTTTGCAGAAAGAATTGCCGGAATGCACAATCATCAGCGATTTTTCGAACGCTGGGAAATCACGGGACGTTCTTGAGTGGGTCTTCCGTCAGGGGGGAAGGGTGGGGGTGAATTCAGATCTCCACTTCGTAACCAGCATGGAAGATCTGCCAGACGAGCCGGTTGTCTATTACAACGTCGATCTGAGTAAGACGAATATCCCCCCTCAGGATCTGGTGCGCCTGGAAGACTTGAACAAGCTCGTTACGTTGAGACTGGATTATACCCCGATCCGCGATCAGGACCTTGCATATCTTAAAAGCCTGGATGATCTGGGGTTTCTGCATTTGAATCATACCGGCATTACCGGCGAGGGGTGCCAACACCTGCTGGCACTTCCTGAATTGAATGCGATATCAGTCGAATACACAAAGTTTTCCGACGCCGGATTGCACGAACTCAGCAAGATCAAACCGTTGCGACTACTGTATGTCACGAATACTGACATCACCAATGAGGGTATGCAGACCATCGGGGAGATGAAAAATCTGACAAAGTTAAAGATCACCGGTAATCCGCAACTCAATGATACCGGCATAGCGCACCTCGCCAATCTGAGCAAGCTGGAATATTTATTTGCATATCAGAATCCCGGTATTACCGACGCAGGCTTGCAGCACCTGCAGGGGCTGGACTCGCTGCATGAGATCAGTTTATCGACGTCAGGGATTACTGACGAAGGACTCAAATACCTGGCGGGACTGAAAAAACTCGGAAAACTGGAGATCGCTAACTGCAAAATCACAGACGAGGGGCTGAAGTACCTTTATCAAACCAAGACGCTGCAGAATCTCGATCTGAGACAGACCAACGTCACTCCCGAAGGGGTCGCTGCTCTCAAACAGGCTCTGCCGAACTGTAAGATTGAAAGTGATTTCAATGCAAAACCGGCACCCTCAAAATAG
- a CDS encoding sulfatase family protein: MGNRRVFSAVIGAVFCLFVSGVSLAAKADTSEKPNIILVMADDQGWGDTGYNGHPFVKTPELDAMAKEGFVFDRFYAGAPVCSPTRASVMTGRNPNRAKVTNHGRYMRPHEQTIAETLKAAGYVTGIFGKVHLGSGQPDSPCNPSGMGFDEWVIGLNFFDNNPYLSRMGKIEHRQGKGSVILMDDTLAFLKKHKDGDQPIFTVVWFPSPHSPHAEVPDGPSLYKGKLQAGYYREITLLDQQVGRLRRALRDMDMAENTIVWYCSDNGGLNKETSGGREKKGSIYEGGLRVPGIIEWPAKKLKGRTAIPVATFDIYPTLLAMAGVELYAPHPLDGMDVSGIIAGSVTERKKPMGFWHHLQGGQGTRSDQIQKAIMEKQQAGAPLPHDPVRMRKDVDEFPQFPEETTTGHAAWTDWPWKLHRIKGTRFELYNLSDDPMEQTDLSKDPEQAERVKQMQQELDTWMRSVIRSINGKDYLDQD, translated from the coding sequence ATGGGGAATCGACGTGTTTTTTCAGCAGTCATCGGAGCCGTTTTTTGCCTGTTCGTGTCAGGAGTCTCCCTGGCAGCGAAGGCGGATACTTCCGAAAAACCGAACATCATTCTGGTGATGGCTGATGACCAGGGCTGGGGAGATACAGGCTATAATGGCCACCCGTTTGTCAAGACGCCGGAACTCGATGCCATGGCGAAAGAGGGATTCGTCTTTGACCGCTTCTATGCCGGTGCACCGGTCTGTTCGCCGACCCGGGCCAGCGTGATGACTGGACGGAATCCGAATCGAGCCAAAGTCACCAACCATGGTCGCTACATGCGTCCGCACGAGCAGACCATTGCTGAAACGTTGAAAGCCGCGGGATACGTCACCGGTATTTTCGGCAAAGTGCACCTGGGTTCGGGACAACCCGACTCGCCCTGCAATCCGAGTGGCATGGGATTCGATGAATGGGTGATCGGTCTCAACTTTTTCGACAATAATCCCTACCTGAGCCGGATGGGAAAGATCGAGCATCGCCAGGGGAAGGGTTCGGTGATCCTGATGGATGATACGCTCGCGTTCCTCAAGAAACACAAGGACGGTGATCAGCCGATCTTCACGGTCGTCTGGTTCCCCTCTCCGCACTCCCCGCATGCGGAAGTGCCGGATGGCCCCAGCCTTTACAAAGGCAAACTGCAGGCGGGGTACTACCGCGAAATTACGCTGCTGGATCAGCAGGTCGGCCGTCTGCGACGCGCGCTGCGGGATATGGACATGGCGGAGAATACGATCGTCTGGTACTGCAGCGACAACGGCGGGCTGAACAAGGAGACGTCCGGGGGTCGTGAGAAAAAGGGGAGCATCTACGAAGGGGGCCTGCGGGTGCCGGGGATCATCGAATGGCCGGCTAAGAAACTCAAGGGGCGGACTGCGATCCCTGTGGCGACCTTTGATATCTATCCGACACTGCTGGCGATGGCCGGCGTAGAGTTGTATGCCCCGCATCCGCTGGATGGTATGGATGTGAGCGGCATCATTGCGGGGTCGGTAACCGAACGGAAGAAGCCAATGGGCTTCTGGCATCATTTACAGGGCGGGCAAGGTACCCGCAGCGACCAGATTCAGAAAGCGATCATGGAGAAGCAGCAGGCCGGTGCTCCCTTACCCCATGATCCGGTCCGCATGCGGAAAGACGTCGACGAATTCCCCCAGTTTCCCGAAGAAACCACGACCGGGCACGCGGCCTGGACGGACTGGCCTTGGAAACTGCATCGGATCAAAGGGACGAGATTCGAACTCTACAACCTGAGCGATGACCCGATGGAGCAGACTGATCTTTCTAAAGATCCAGAACAGGCCGAAAGGGTAAAACAGATGCAGCAGGAACTGGATACCTGGATGCGGTCTGTGATTCGGAGCATTAATGGGAAAGATTATCTGGATCAAGATTAA